From a region of the Halorubrum sp. BV1 genome:
- a CDS encoding glycosyl transferase family 2, translating into MEYVQERVTTLHALTDHRPDAPTGRAAVVVPMTEREYGTLAAERVLNALETVAPARVIVPLRAPAERVEPFVRWLDGFDVDVETLWCGGPRLADLLRDHGLDGSRGKGRDVWLGLGRALDSEYVVVHDADTKTYSPAFVNRLLFPLARGHEFSKGYYARVEDGSLYGRLFRLFFRPLVRAIADDAGGDEEVVAYLDAFRYALAGEFAATSDLVSRLRLQRGWGLEVGTLGEAFEHAGFADSAQVDLGRYEHDHRSVDGPTGLADMSRAVGAATLRAVESTGVSVAYDTLAGRYREAAADLIRGYETDAAFNGLAFDREDERAQVETYADALAPPGPDTRLPAWRDAPISPADVAEAASADLADITETATAAPAAERARAEDVRQRRNGHRTAEDSAPDTTPGDET; encoded by the coding sequence ATGGAGTACGTCCAAGAACGCGTGACGACCTTGCACGCGTTGACCGATCACCGGCCGGACGCCCCCACCGGCCGGGCGGCGGTCGTGGTGCCGATGACGGAACGCGAGTACGGAACGCTCGCGGCCGAGCGCGTCCTGAACGCGCTCGAAACCGTCGCGCCGGCCCGCGTGATCGTTCCCCTCCGCGCTCCCGCAGAGCGCGTGGAGCCGTTCGTCCGCTGGCTCGACGGATTCGACGTCGACGTGGAGACGCTCTGGTGTGGTGGCCCCCGTCTCGCCGACCTGCTCCGCGACCACGGGCTCGACGGCAGCCGCGGGAAGGGACGTGACGTGTGGCTCGGACTCGGCCGCGCGCTCGATTCGGAGTACGTCGTCGTCCACGACGCCGACACGAAGACGTACTCGCCCGCGTTCGTCAACCGTCTCCTCTTCCCGCTCGCTCGGGGCCACGAGTTCTCGAAGGGGTACTACGCCCGCGTCGAGGACGGGTCGCTGTACGGGCGGCTCTTCCGGCTGTTCTTCCGGCCGCTCGTACGAGCGATCGCCGACGACGCCGGCGGCGACGAGGAGGTTGTGGCGTACCTCGACGCGTTCCGCTACGCGCTGGCGGGCGAGTTCGCGGCGACGAGCGACCTCGTCTCGCGGCTCCGCCTTCAGCGCGGCTGGGGGTTGGAAGTCGGGACGCTCGGCGAGGCGTTCGAACACGCCGGCTTCGCGGACAGCGCGCAGGTCGATCTCGGACGGTACGAGCACGACCACCGCTCCGTCGACGGCCCGACGGGGCTCGCGGACATGAGCCGAGCCGTGGGGGCGGCGACGCTCCGGGCGGTCGAGAGCACCGGCGTCTCGGTCGCGTACGACACGCTCGCGGGCCGCTACCGCGAGGCGGCCGCAGACCTGATCCGCGGCTACGAGACCGACGCCGCGTTCAACGGGCTCGCGTTCGACCGGGAGGACGAGCGCGCACAGGTCGAAACGTACGCCGACGCGCTCGCGCCGCCGGGACCGGACACGCGACTGCCGGCGTGGAGGGACGCGCCGATATCGCCCGCCGACGTCGCCGAGGCGGCGAGCGCCGATCTCGCAGACATCACTGAGACCGCGACGGCCGCTCCCGCCGCGGAACGGGCGAGGGCCGAGGACGTACGCCAGCGCCGGAACGGCCACCGGACGGCGGAGGACAGCGCACCCGACACAACTCCGGGGGACGAGACGTGA
- a CDS encoding MFS transporter — translation MSRTRLFGSLCALVFLVNFARVVFAPLVGEFIGEFGIGEGTAGLIVTLAWLGSAAPRIPAGWALTRISRQVVVLASGAVVTLGALGVALAPGVPTLMVAAFAVGCGSGVYFVAANPFIAELFPDRVGRVMGVHGMASQLAAVAAAPVVTVALWYDWRVAFYGLAAVAAGTTLVFVALANRTDLPNAGAQDTDFAGAARGEWKLILTGVVLMGLTSFVWQGLFNFYELYMIDKGLPPATARNLLTVIFAAGVPAFLVSGDLADRLPHVPYLLGIVSTFIVGVVFVVFASGVAAVVAASVVVGFAVHMLFPAGDTYLLASLPDESRASAYAVFSAGMMSTQAVGSWVVGEAIEAGASYDAVFLALAGGLGVLVAAYAVLDRAGRVPGGAAGVEPAA, via the coding sequence GTGTCACGGACTCGGCTGTTCGGCTCGCTCTGTGCCCTCGTCTTCCTCGTGAACTTCGCGCGGGTCGTGTTCGCCCCGCTCGTGGGGGAGTTCATCGGGGAGTTCGGGATCGGCGAGGGGACCGCCGGACTCATCGTCACGCTCGCGTGGCTCGGCTCGGCCGCGCCCCGGATTCCGGCCGGATGGGCGCTCACCCGCATCTCGCGGCAGGTCGTCGTCCTCGCGTCCGGTGCGGTGGTGACGCTCGGCGCGCTCGGCGTCGCGCTGGCCCCCGGCGTGCCGACGCTGATGGTCGCCGCGTTCGCCGTCGGCTGCGGCTCGGGCGTCTACTTCGTGGCCGCGAACCCGTTCATCGCGGAGCTGTTCCCCGACCGCGTCGGTCGCGTGATGGGCGTCCACGGGATGGCGAGCCAGTTGGCTGCCGTCGCCGCCGCGCCGGTCGTCACCGTCGCGCTGTGGTACGACTGGCGAGTCGCCTTCTACGGGCTCGCCGCGGTCGCCGCCGGAACCACGCTCGTCTTCGTCGCGCTCGCGAACCGGACCGACCTCCCGAACGCCGGCGCACAAGACACCGACTTCGCCGGTGCCGCGCGGGGAGAGTGGAAGCTCATCCTCACGGGCGTCGTGTTGATGGGGCTCACGAGCTTCGTCTGGCAGGGGCTGTTCAACTTCTACGAGCTGTACATGATAGACAAGGGGCTGCCGCCGGCGACCGCGCGCAACCTGCTCACGGTGATCTTCGCCGCCGGCGTGCCCGCGTTCCTCGTCTCAGGCGACCTCGCCGACCGGCTCCCGCACGTCCCGTATCTCCTCGGGATCGTCTCGACGTTTATCGTCGGCGTCGTCTTCGTCGTCTTCGCGTCGGGGGTCGCCGCCGTCGTCGCGGCGAGCGTCGTCGTCGGGTTCGCGGTCCACATGCTGTTTCCCGCGGGCGACACCTACCTCCTCGCGTCGCTGCCGGACGAATCGCGGGCGTCGGCGTACGCCGTGTTCTCGGCCGGAATGATGTCCACGCAGGCCGTCGGGTCGTGGGTCGTCGGCGAGGCGATCGAGGCCGGCGCGAGCTACGACGCCGTCTTCCTCGCGCTCGCCGGCGGACTCGGCGTCCTCGTCGCCGCGTACGCGGTCCTCGATCGAGCGGGCCGCGTGCCGGGCGGCGCGGCCGGCGTGGAACCCGCGGCCTGA